One Eleginops maclovinus isolate JMC-PN-2008 ecotype Puerto Natales chromosome 22, JC_Emac_rtc_rv5, whole genome shotgun sequence DNA segment encodes these proteins:
- the LOC134858733 gene encoding prolyl-tRNA synthetase associated domain-containing protein 1-like, producing the protein MSEDLRAELEKYLQTLDIQTCCVEHPPVFTVEEMMPHLQEVSGAVTKNLFLKDKKKKGLWLVSARHDRQVNLNDLAKKLGVGSGNLRFADEAIMLEKLKVGQGCATALALLFDRDQSVKLVLDQDLMEGGHERVFFHPMTNSATMGLRPEDLLRFLQETGHEPVLQSFD; encoded by the exons ATGTCAGAAGATTTGCGAGCAGAGCTGGAGAAATACCTGCAGACTTTAGACATCCAGACCTGCTGCGTGGAGCACCCACCG GTGTTCACGGTGGAGGAGATGATGCCTCACCTGCAGGAAGTGAGCGGAGCCGTCACTAAGAACCTCTTCCTgaaggacaagaagaagaaaggccTGTGGCTGGTGTCGGCCCGCCACGACCGCCAG gTCAACCTCAATGACCTCGCCAAGAAGCTGGGAGTTGGCAGCGGCAACCTACGCTTTGCAGACGAGGCGATCATGTTGGAGAAACTCAAG GTGGGTCAGGGATGTGCGACGGCCCTCGCTCTGCTCTTCGACCGGGACCAAAGTGTGAAGTTGGTCCTGGACCAGGACCTGATGGAGGGAGGCCACGAGAGGGTCTTCTTCCACCCCATGACCAACAGCGCCACCATGGGGCTGCGACCTGAAGACCTGCTGCGCTTCCTCCAGGAGACGGGGCATGAGCCGGTCCTGCAGAGCTTCGACTAG